The Bradyrhizobium barranii subsp. barranii genome segment TCGGTGATCGCCGGCCTGAAGGCCGATTGGCAGGTCGAGTACGAACGCTGGCAGAGACGCGATCTGTCGGCGCGTCGCTATGTCTACATCTGGGCCGATGGCGTGTACCTGCAGGCCCGCATGGAAGATCACAGCGAATGCATGCTGGTGCTGATTGGCACCACGCCGGAAGGCAAGAAGGAGCTGATCGGCTTCCAGGTCGGCGTGCGCGAGAGCGCGCAGAGCTGGCGCGAACTCCTGATCGACCTGCGGCAACGCGGGTTACGGATTGCCCCGCAACTCGCCATCGGCGACGGCGCCCTCGGCTTCTGGAAGGCACTGGACGAGGCCTTTCCCGGCACGCGGCACCAACGATGCTGGTGCCATAAAGTGAGCAACGTACTCGACAAGGTCGCCAAATCCGTGCAGGGCCCCATGAAGAACGACCTGCGGAACATCTATCTGGCCCCACACCGGGCCGAAGCTGAAACCGCGATCGACGTCTTCGTCGAGAAATACCACGTCAAATACGGACGTGCGGTGGAGTGCCTGATCAAGGATCGCCATGCGCTGCTCGCCTTCTTCGACTTCCCTGCTGAGCACTGGATCCACCTACGCAGCTCGAACCCGATCGAGAGCGTCTTCGCCACGGTGCGCCACCGAACGGTGCGGACCAAGGGATCGCTGTCGCAACAAACTGCGAAGCTGATGGTGTTCAAGCTCATCGACGCCGCATCGAAGACCTGGCGGCGATTGAAGAGCACGAACCAGTTGCCGAAAGTCATCGCCGGTGTAAAGTTCATCGACGGAATCGAAGTCATTCCGAACACTGAAAGCCACGCCGCCTGATCAGGCCGCGTCACCCAAAATCAGCCATAGCTCCCTGCCGCTCACCGACGTCGAGAGCGGATTTCTCTGGGCGGCGCTCCTGATGGCCTCGTCGGTCGGCGCGGCCTATCTGTTCATGCGACGCACGGGTATCTTCAGGTAGCGTACGCAGCCGGTATCAGCCGTGATCGGCACGTCCCACAGATTTCCGCTGCGAAATGCGGCCGCGATAGTGCTGGCCTCAACGGTGGCGAGCACCGGCGCGCTCGCCGGCGCCAAGGACGAAAGCGCGGCCGAATGGCTGGCGCCGAAATGGTTCAACGAATGGCATGACGGGCTCGCCAACAAGGGCCTGAATTTCGGCGCCACCTATATCGCCGACAACATCGCCAACGTCTCCAGCGGCGTGAAGCGTGGTGCCATCCATTTCGGCCGCCTCGATCTCTCGATCGATGCCGATCTCGACAAGCTCGTCGGCTGGACCGGCGGCCGCTTCTACGCCAATGCGTTCGTGATCTACGGCCAAGGGCTGAGCCGCAACTATGTGATGAACCTCGCCACCATCAGCGAGATCGAGGCGCTACCGGACCAGCGGCTCTACAACGCCTATTTCGAGCAGAGCTTCTTCGGCGACCGCCTGAACATCAGGGTCGGCCAGCAGGCCGCCGACGTCGAGTTCTTCGACAGCCAGACCGACGACCTCTTCATCAACGGCACCTTCGGCTGGCCCGCGATCAAGGCGAGCAATCTTCCGGCCGGCGGCCCGGCACCGCCGATCGCGGTGCCCGGCATCCGCATCAAGGCGGCGCTGACCGAGAGCATCACGGCGTTCGGTGCGGTGTTCAACGGCGATCCGTCAGGTCCGGGCGATCAGGATCCGCAGCTGCGCGACCATCATGGCCTGGCGTTCCGCGTCAACGATCCGCCGTGGGTGATCGGGCAGGTTCGCTTCAACTACGACGTCGATATCGGCGGCCGGCCGCTCGCCGGCAATTTCACGCCGGGCGCCTGGAAGCATTACGGCTCGTTCGACAGCCAGCGTTTTACGGCGGAGGGGCTGTCGATCGCCGATCCCAGCGGAAGCGGTGTGCCTGCAAGACTTCGCGGCAATTACGGTGTCTTCGCCGTCATCGAGCAGGTGCTCTATCGCCCGCCGGAGGTAAAGGACAACACCACGTCAGCCTCGATCCCGGGCATCACCGCGTTCGGCCGCATCGCTTACAGCCCGCCGGACCGCAATCTGATCGACCTTTATGTGGACGGCGGCATCGGTTTCGTGGGCTTCACGCCAGGCCGTCCGCTCGATCGCTTCGGCGTGGCCATGGCCTATATGCGGATTTCGAACACCGCGCGCAATCTTGACATTGATACGCAGGCTTTCACCGGCATCCAGAGTCCGGTGCGCAGCAACGAAACGCTGATCGAGATGATCTACGAGGCGCATATCAAGCCGGGCTGGCTGATCGCGCCTTACTTCCAATACGTGTTCCGCCCCTCCGGCGGCATCCCCAATCCGAACGATTCGACCGGCGTGTCGCGGATCGGTGACGCCGCAGTCTTCGGCGTCACCTCCACGATCAGGTACTAGGCCATGGCCGGCTTCGG includes the following:
- a CDS encoding IS256 family transposase — encoded protein: MTETTNVLAFRQPSAVDDPLTDIVRAGARDLLARAIEIEVGAFLASKANLTLPDGRARLVRHGHGPVREIATGIGPVEVARPKVRDRGASGPGDRLRFSSAILPLWARRTKSLDALIPVLYLRGISTGDFQEALSALLGKDAPNLSPSVIAGLKADWQVEYERWQRRDLSARRYVYIWADGVYLQARMEDHSECMLVLIGTTPEGKKELIGFQVGVRESAQSWRELLIDLRQRGLRIAPQLAIGDGALGFWKALDEAFPGTRHQRCWCHKVSNVLDKVAKSVQGPMKNDLRNIYLAPHRAEAETAIDVFVEKYHVKYGRAVECLIKDRHALLAFFDFPAEHWIHLRSSNPIESVFATVRHRTVRTKGSLSQQTAKLMVFKLIDAASKTWRRLKSTNQLPKVIAGVKFIDGIEVIPNTESHAA
- a CDS encoding carbohydrate porin, whose amino-acid sequence is MIGTSHRFPLRNAAAIVLASTVASTGALAGAKDESAAEWLAPKWFNEWHDGLANKGLNFGATYIADNIANVSSGVKRGAIHFGRLDLSIDADLDKLVGWTGGRFYANAFVIYGQGLSRNYVMNLATISEIEALPDQRLYNAYFEQSFFGDRLNIRVGQQAADVEFFDSQTDDLFINGTFGWPAIKASNLPAGGPAPPIAVPGIRIKAALTESITAFGAVFNGDPSGPGDQDPQLRDHHGLAFRVNDPPWVIGQVRFNYDVDIGGRPLAGNFTPGAWKHYGSFDSQRFTAEGLSIADPSGSGVPARLRGNYGVFAVIEQVLYRPPEVKDNTTSASIPGITAFGRIAYSPPDRNLIDLYVDGGIGFVGFTPGRPLDRFGVAMAYMRISNTARNLDIDTQAFTGIQSPVRSNETLIEMIYEAHIKPGWLIAPYFQYVFRPSGGIPNPNDSTGVSRIGDAAVFGVTSTIRY